In a single window of the Drosophila miranda strain MSH22 chromosome XL, D.miranda_PacBio2.1, whole genome shotgun sequence genome:
- the LOC117192811 gene encoding uncharacterized protein LOC117192811, with the protein MNVATRKATAPKGHKAKKLHSSPSGQMGDRLQARSRGVWRNFAPASTSSNPGCLGDLPYDNPAHFPPLEEPRHASKRRQQSKSSSGTGEQPPLARTLLPHWVRMKDRIWQDSVTSNSKSSSKPPVPHQEAATATATERALDENEFETAPKPVTTQTARVLARKGPFGASSARSERAPLDARCMNLVFESFGMIGISTQADDPQVTVKRSPKFRLTSEQKQRLHDAIEEEANGRVLDALERVIQEIRDEIDEMSHHMMSEMSAGSEESSEPPSGIFDHSMWTGCTSTPNNKPANGCSSPKIRSFANNNFKDTYDHSWTTRPHTIRTKSHGAWNAKESDSDAPKASSNAGGARSVGGYPGVSDRYILDFRQPPFPRPSRH; encoded by the exons ATGAACGTCGCCACCAGAAAAGCCACAGCGCCAAAGGGACACAAAGCCAA AAAGCTACATTCGTCGCCGTCCGGACAGATGGGCGATCGGTTGCAGGCGAGGTCTCGCGGGGTCTGGCGGAACTTTGCTCCGGCCAGCACTAGCAGCAATCCCGGGTGTCTGGGGGATCTGCCGTACGACAATCCCGCACACTTTCCGCCCCTGGAGGAGCCACGGCACGCATCGAAGCGGCGGCAGCAGTCCAAATCGTCGTCGGGCACCGGGGAGCAGCCTCCATTGGCACGAACCCTGCTGCCCCATTGGGTGCGTATGAAGGACAGAATTTGGCAGGACAGCgtcaccagcaacagcaaaagcagcagcaagccACCCGTGCCGCACCAGGAGGCGGCAACGGCCACGGCAACAGAAAGAGCGCTAGATGAGAATGAATTTGAGACGGCGCCCAAGCCCGTGACCACTCAGACGGCCCGAGTGCTCGCCAGAAAGGGACCCTTTGGGGCCTCGTCCGCGAGGAGCGAGAGGGCACCGCTGGATGCCCGCTGCATGAATCTGGTGTTCGAGAGCTTCGGCATGATCGGGATCTCCACGCAGGCGGACGATCCGCAGGTGACCGTCAAGCGGTCGCCGAAATTCCGGCTGACATCGGAGCAAAAGCAGCGACTGCACGATGCCATCGAGGAGGAGGCGAATGGGCGGGTGCTGGATGCCCTCGAAAGGGTCATACAGGAGATACGCGACGAAATCGATGAGATGTCCCACCACATGATGTCGGAGATGTCCGCGGGGAGCGAGGAGTCATCGGAGCCGCCTTCGGGCATCTTCGATCACTCAATGTGGACCGGGTGCACCTCAACGCCGAACAACAAGCCGGCAAACGGGTGCAGCTCCCCGAAGATTCGCAGCTTCGCGAACAACAATTTTAAGGACACTTATGACCACAGCTGGACGACACGTCCGCACACCATCAGGACCAAGTCTCACGGCGCCTGGAATGCCAAGGAAAGCGACTCCGATGCGCCGAAGGCATCGTCCAACGCAGGAGGAGCCCGATCCGTGGGTGGCTATCCGGGTGTGAGTGATCGCTACATTTTGGACTTTCGTCAGCCGCCATTCCCGCGCCCTTCCCGGCACTAA
- the LOC108151668 gene encoding uncharacterized protein LOC108151668, with protein MFNKNAVDMSMFLMADDVYNLVEIFNEAASLEARIIKRVEAMLVAWDVAVSVLVLITLTLNFYKILRRNFVKSGSSDPPQEQAVDRGRDPEEEVQDIQYQTVRIPRNSESESKSTDDEVTVMSPVEENYAANMIGTPEWAATYLATGGLRHSQLQPRCI; from the coding sequence ATGTTCAACAAGAATGCAGTGGATATGAGCATGTTCCTCATGGCCGACGACGTGTACAACTTGGTTGAGATCTTCAATGAGGCAGCCAGCCTGGAGGCCAGGATTATCAAACGCGTCGAGGCTATGCTTGTCGCCTGGGACGTGGCGGTTTCCGTGTTGGTGCTCATCACATTGACTCTTAATTTCTATAAAATATTGCGTCGGAATTTTGTCAAAAGTGGGAGCTCGGATCCTCCACAAGAACAAGCGGTGGATCGAGGCAGGGACCCCGAAGAGGAAGTCCAGGATATCCAATACCAGACAGTACGGATACCCAGGAACAGTGAATCGGAGAGCAAAAGCACTGATGACGAGGTCACCGTGATGTCACCGGTAGAGGAGAACTACGCAGCCAATATGATCGGAACGCCAGAGTGGGCTGCCACCTATTTGGCCACCGGCGGACTGAGACACAGTCAGCTTCAACCAAGGTGCATTTAG